The following coding sequences lie in one Haladaptatus sp. DJG-WS-42 genomic window:
- a CDS encoding asparagine synthase-related protein, translating into MVGLTGVLGTGTLSDEMRAAPTWRDEEVTFAASAPRLDLAFSVHELLAGDQPVACGEERRLWLWGDVYGHGGLGDYTPRADDVDAPTYVASLLDAHGESILPELNGEFLIVIHDVGADELTLITDRFATRTLHYTRPTDDSLVFSSCIQGLAAAPEFEPAFDLPYLYEYLELRRVFGVETALKGVSELKPGAVTTIDLTDLSLTSESYWRPHYDPVEKPFSYFVDTLADTLEDLFTEWTRDDCTYGTFISGGSDSRLIQATLDQPAVSFHNAGWMSREAQVAKRVADTAGDEFRLLERHDDHEARSLETTPQLSDFSGWFDQAYFTEFEDQIVSEADVLVTGLFADQLFDGIALKTKELELGPLGTVPLPARASISTIDDYIDTKVGEANEPLPYFKPQYSLREVLRDNIHWDGSDIVSHGVRYGSLTDLAMYSDYYPLGGSTESIFPRSLMQMRPYRTPMLDNRIFDLHQQIPMNYCARRNVVNAAIAKLSPELAAIPHARTGVPLKYSFPVEYVGGMVTAFYRKHIHDQPTPASHLDHNPWPNRPELLRVKSFASDTFREKEAVLAKLPFLDEAQATAVYNAHLDGENNMTLLYSLLTLLKMPLTEAAGDAESTGALSSPPPVGGRGSTSGIPMTEDDTS; encoded by the coding sequence ATGGTTGGATTAACTGGCGTACTTGGAACGGGCACGCTCTCGGACGAGATGCGAGCGGCGCCAACGTGGCGAGACGAAGAGGTGACGTTCGCCGCCTCGGCCCCCCGTCTCGACCTCGCATTCTCCGTCCACGAACTGCTCGCGGGCGACCAGCCAGTCGCGTGTGGCGAGGAGCGTCGTCTGTGGCTCTGGGGCGACGTGTACGGTCACGGCGGCTTGGGCGATTACACGCCGCGAGCTGACGACGTGGACGCCCCAACGTACGTTGCCTCGCTGCTCGACGCACACGGCGAGTCGATTCTCCCCGAGTTGAACGGCGAGTTCCTCATCGTCATCCACGATGTCGGTGCTGACGAACTCACACTCATCACCGACCGGTTTGCGACGCGGACACTCCACTACACACGCCCGACGGACGACTCGCTTGTTTTCTCGTCGTGTATCCAAGGGCTTGCGGCCGCTCCCGAGTTCGAACCGGCATTCGATCTTCCGTACTTGTACGAGTACCTCGAACTGCGCCGCGTGTTCGGCGTCGAAACCGCGCTTAAGGGCGTTTCTGAGCTGAAACCGGGGGCGGTCACGACCATCGACCTCACCGACCTCTCGCTTACGTCTGAGTCGTACTGGCGGCCACACTACGACCCGGTCGAGAAGCCGTTTTCGTACTTCGTCGACACGCTTGCAGACACCTTAGAAGACCTCTTCACCGAGTGGACGCGCGACGACTGCACGTACGGCACGTTCATCAGCGGCGGCAGCGATTCACGCCTGATTCAGGCGACGCTTGACCAGCCCGCTGTAAGCTTCCACAACGCCGGGTGGATGAGCCGCGAAGCGCAGGTGGCAAAGCGCGTCGCCGACACGGCAGGTGACGAGTTCCGCCTGCTCGAACGCCACGACGACCACGAAGCGCGCTCGCTCGAAACCACGCCACAGCTCTCTGATTTCAGCGGCTGGTTCGACCAAGCCTACTTCACCGAGTTCGAAGACCAAATCGTCAGCGAGGCAGACGTGCTCGTGACGGGCCTGTTCGCAGACCAGTTGTTCGACGGCATCGCGCTCAAAACCAAAGAGCTGGAACTTGGGCCGCTTGGCACCGTCCCGCTTCCGGCACGGGCGTCGATTTCCACCATCGACGACTACATCGACACGAAGGTTGGCGAGGCAAACGAACCGCTCCCGTATTTCAAACCACAATACTCATTGCGCGAGGTACTTCGAGATAACATCCACTGGGATGGAAGCGACATCGTCAGCCACGGCGTGCGCTATGGCTCGCTCACCGACCTTGCGATGTACAGCGATTACTACCCGCTCGGTGGCAGCACAGAGTCAATCTTCCCGCGGAGTCTCATGCAGATGCGGCCGTACCGCACGCCGATGCTCGACAACCGCATCTTCGACCTCCACCAACAGATTCCAATGAACTACTGTGCTCGACGCAACGTCGTGAACGCGGCCATCGCCAAACTCAGCCCAGAACTGGCAGCCATCCCCCACGCGAGAACTGGCGTTCCGCTCAAATACTCCTTCCCGGTCGAATACGTCGGTGGGATGGTCACGGCGTTCTATCGCAAGCACATCCACGACCAGCCAACGCCCGCCTCGCACTTAGACCACAATCCGTGGCCAAATCGCCCTGAACTCCTCCGCGTGAAATCGTTCGCCTCGGACACCTTCCGGGAGAAAGAAGCCGTGCTTGCCAAACTGCCCTTCCTCGATGAAGCCCAAGCCACGGCCGTCTACAACGCCCACCTCGACGGTGAGAACAACATGACGTTGCTCTACTCGTTGCTCACGCTCCTCAAGATGCCGCTCACCGAGGCCGCCGGGGATGCTGAATCAACGGGTGCGCTTTCCTCGCCACCGCCGGTTGGCGGCCGCGGCTCGACAAGCGGGATACCAATGACGGAGGACGACACCTCGTGA
- a CDS encoding 6-hydroxymethylpterin diphosphokinase MptE-like protein: MDYSSWSPVYSALLRDFGFPRAADETARDELAARTVPFDHARLSVLSGARVAIVGAGPSLKADLDDAPDVDAVLAASTAVDVLCEAGIGVDLMVTDIDKNPETIRTLTREGTPVAVHAHGDNIPAIRREVPTFERKNVLPTTQAAPTPPVENFGGFTDGDRAAFLADHFGARELSFLGWDFDDPNVGAMKAKKLVWAERLLYWLELRRGERFDILDGRRDAIDTSALPQ, encoded by the coding sequence ATGGACTATAGCTCCTGGTCTCCCGTTTATTCAGCACTCCTCAGAGACTTTGGCTTCCCACGAGCGGCGGATGAAACCGCCCGAGACGAACTCGCCGCGCGCACAGTACCGTTCGACCACGCACGCCTCTCTGTTCTTTCCGGCGCGCGCGTCGCAATCGTCGGGGCTGGCCCGTCGCTCAAAGCCGACCTCGACGATGCCCCCGATGTTGACGCCGTCCTCGCCGCCTCGACGGCCGTAGACGTGCTCTGTGAGGCGGGCATCGGCGTCGACCTGATGGTCACGGACATCGACAAAAACCCGGAGACGATTCGCACACTCACCCGAGAAGGAACGCCTGTCGCGGTACATGCTCATGGGGACAACATCCCGGCGATTCGCCGCGAGGTGCCGACGTTCGAGCGGAAGAACGTCCTCCCGACGACGCAGGCAGCGCCAACGCCGCCGGTTGAGAACTTCGGTGGGTTCACCGACGGCGACCGCGCCGCGTTCCTCGCAGACCACTTCGGCGCACGCGAGCTTTCGTTCCTCGGCTGGGATTTTGACGACCCGAACGTCGGGGCAATGAAGGCGAAAAAGCTCGTCTGGGCGGAACGCCTCCTGTACTGGCTCGAACTGCGCCGTGGCGAACGATTCGATATCCTCGATGGCCGCAGGGACGCCATCGACACGAGCGCGCTTCCTCAGTAA
- a CDS encoding TIGR04024 family LLM class F420-dependent oxidoreductase, which produces MSDVAYDVFLPVAAQPSVKSLVAQTKRAEDLGYEWAWLPETWGRDAVTTLATIAHETVEIGIGTSIMPVYSRSPALIGQTAATLQEVSDGRFRLGLGPSGPIVIEGWHGQSFDRPLRYTRETIDIVKLVLSGETVDYDGDIFNLGGFRLRCDPPEVPPGIDAAGMGPKSVELAGRFADGWHALMFTEQGLKDRLEDLRRGAKLAGRDPDDIRVNVGLGCCVLDDAEHARDLARQHLAFYIGGMGTFYRDSLARQGWEDVAMTVSEEWSNRNREAALEAIPDELLDQMSAAGTKEQAKESIERFASIDGVDAISVSFPRGAEQEEINATLDALAPDSTA; this is translated from the coding sequence ATGAGTGACGTTGCCTACGACGTGTTCCTCCCGGTCGCCGCACAGCCGAGCGTGAAGTCGCTCGTCGCCCAAACAAAACGCGCAGAAGACCTCGGTTACGAGTGGGCGTGGCTCCCCGAGACGTGGGGCAGAGACGCCGTCACGACGCTCGCCACGATTGCTCATGAGACCGTCGAAATCGGCATCGGAACGAGCATCATGCCCGTCTACTCGCGTTCGCCCGCTCTGATTGGCCAGACTGCCGCGACGCTGCAAGAGGTCTCAGACGGCCGCTTCCGCCTCGGCCTCGGCCCGAGTGGGCCAATCGTCATCGAAGGCTGGCACGGCCAGTCGTTCGACCGCCCGCTTCGCTACACGCGCGAGACCATCGACATCGTCAAACTCGTTCTCTCGGGCGAAACGGTGGACTACGACGGTGACATCTTCAATCTCGGCGGATTCAGACTGCGCTGTGACCCGCCCGAAGTCCCGCCGGGCATCGACGCTGCAGGCATGGGACCGAAATCTGTCGAACTCGCCGGTCGCTTCGCGGACGGGTGGCACGCGCTGATGTTCACCGAACAGGGGCTCAAAGACCGCCTCGAAGACCTCAGACGCGGCGCGAAACTCGCGGGCAGGGACCCGGACGACATCCGCGTGAACGTCGGTCTCGGATGTTGTGTCCTCGACGACGCAGAACACGCCCGCGACCTCGCCCGCCAGCACCTCGCGTTCTACATCGGCGGGATGGGCACGTTCTATCGCGATTCACTCGCCCGACAGGGCTGGGAAGATGTGGCGATGACCGTCTCTGAAGAGTGGTCCAATCGCAACCGCGAGGCTGCACTCGAAGCCATTCCAGACGAATTGCTTGACCAGATGTCGGCTGCGGGGACGAAAGAGCAGGCAAAAGAGAGCATCGAACGCTTCGCGAGCATCGACGGCGTGGACGCGATTAGCGTCTCGTTCCCACGCGGGGCAGAGCAAGAAGAGATCAATGCGACGCTCGACGCGCTCGCGCCCGATTCTACTGCGTAA
- a CDS encoding RNA methyltransferase, with protein sequence MSDIVVAVVDAKTPGNIGTIARGMKNFGLSDLYLVNPPYLGRDSEAYGFAGHARDDVLPNATEVSFDYLVENFHTVGTTAVTNEDETKHMRWPFKTPVELKESLAEVDTDTALIFGREGVGLTNEELAQVDEICSIPASSEYPVLNLGQAATIVLYELRNLSVERSQLPSAVHERAREDEIEGFYGHFDSFLDFINYPAEKRKKTQRMVRRILGRAHPTGREISTLHGILRHAEQRAEHPERADD encoded by the coding sequence ATGAGCGACATCGTCGTCGCTGTCGTGGACGCGAAAACGCCGGGGAACATTGGCACCATCGCCCGCGGGATGAAAAACTTCGGGCTCTCTGACCTCTATCTCGTCAACCCGCCGTATCTCGGCCGTGACAGCGAGGCTTACGGCTTCGCCGGACACGCCCGCGACGACGTGCTCCCGAACGCGACAGAAGTCTCCTTTGACTACCTCGTCGAGAATTTCCACACCGTCGGCACGACGGCTGTGACGAACGAAGACGAGACCAAACACATGCGCTGGCCGTTCAAAACGCCCGTCGAACTCAAAGAGAGCCTCGCAGAAGTCGATACAGACACCGCGCTCATCTTTGGCCGCGAAGGCGTTGGCCTCACCAACGAGGAACTCGCACAGGTGGACGAAATCTGCTCGATTCCCGCGAGTTCCGAGTACCCCGTCTTGAATCTCGGACAGGCTGCGACCATCGTCCTCTACGAATTGCGGAACTTGTCGGTCGAACGCTCACAGCTCCCGAGCGCCGTCCACGAACGCGCCCGCGAAGACGAAATCGAGGGCTTTTACGGCCACTTCGACTCGTTTCTCGACTTCATCAACTATCCCGCAGAAAAACGCAAGAAGACCCAGCGGATGGTGCGGCGCATCCTCGGGCGCGCCCACCCGACCGGTCGCGAAATCTCGACACTACACGGCATCCTCCGCCACGCAGAACAGCGCGCAGAACATCCAGAGCGCGCAGACGACTGA
- the msrA gene encoding peptide-methionine (S)-S-oxide reductase MsrA, which produces MSDSLATATFAGGCFWCVEAAFKELRGVTDVTSGYTGGETENPTYEQICSGTTGHAEAIQVTYDTDDLTYIDLLRVFFTVHDPTTLNRQGNDVGTQYRSAIFYHDEEQRERAQAVIDELEAAGTYDDPIVTEVEPLGTYYDAEEYHQDFYEKNPNQGYCAVTIPPKLDKVRKQFGELVTQ; this is translated from the coding sequence ATGTCCGACTCACTGGCCACAGCGACGTTCGCTGGTGGCTGTTTCTGGTGTGTTGAAGCGGCGTTCAAAGAACTGCGCGGCGTGACCGACGTGACCTCCGGGTACACCGGCGGCGAGACAGAAAATCCGACCTACGAGCAAATCTGCTCGGGAACGACCGGCCACGCGGAGGCGATTCAGGTCACCTACGACACCGATGACCTCACCTACATCGACCTCCTGCGAGTGTTTTTCACCGTTCACGATCCGACCACGCTCAATCGGCAGGGCAACGACGTTGGCACGCAGTATCGCTCGGCCATCTTCTATCACGACGAGGAACAGCGCGAGCGCGCCCAAGCAGTCATCGACGAACTCGAAGCCGCTGGGACCTACGACGACCCAATCGTCACCGAGGTAGAACCGCTTGGAACCTACTACGACGCAGAGGAGTACCACCAGGACTTCTACGAGAAAAACCCGAATCAGGGCTACTGTGCGGTGACGATTCCGCCGAAACTCGATAAGGTGCGAAAGCAGTTTGGCGAACTGGTTACGCAGTAG
- the folP gene encoding dihydropteroate synthase, which yields MRTVYAAGLGIGDDHPPRIMGVLNVSEESPYKPSVFDDPADAAAYVDRELVDQGADIVDVGLESANKRFDVLSAEQELDRLDTAIDTIASVSGDAVFSIETRYHEVAEKALQNGFDMVNDICGFADPKMPEVCEEYDVAVAKMASPPDLTRPGAIEAVDDIYDALQMNGLTDKTIVDPAFGGWSEEKTLADDRETFHRLREFRGLGQPILVSINRKNFLREVAGRSTEAALPVSLAATSMAVERGAHVIRTHDVAETRDAALIGKQFSRRRVRDDELGVEELDVTTRGDAMRHLDRVGGERKYSAESVTRVVELRNLSERERTKLTSTAGDAGAIMTGDNAAALVIGTHGAFEQIAQTIPPEFDRLTAVFVELSEL from the coding sequence ATGCGAACGGTCTACGCCGCCGGCCTCGGAATCGGAGACGACCACCCGCCGCGAATCATGGGCGTCCTGAACGTGAGCGAAGAGTCGCCGTACAAGCCAAGCGTGTTCGACGACCCGGCAGACGCCGCCGCCTACGTAGACCGCGAACTCGTAGACCAAGGTGCGGACATCGTGGACGTGGGCCTCGAATCCGCGAACAAACGCTTTGACGTGCTATCTGCAGAACAGGAACTCGACCGCCTCGACACGGCCATCGACACCATCGCTTCGGTTTCGGGGGATGCGGTGTTCTCAATCGAGACGCGGTATCACGAGGTGGCAGAAAAAGCCCTGCAAAACGGTTTCGACATGGTCAACGACATCTGTGGCTTTGCCGACCCGAAAATGCCGGAGGTGTGCGAGGAGTACGACGTGGCCGTGGCGAAGATGGCGAGTCCACCAGACCTCACCCGGCCGGGTGCAATCGAGGCCGTAGACGACATCTACGACGCCCTGCAGATGAACGGCCTCACGGACAAAACCATCGTGGACCCGGCGTTTGGTGGGTGGTCTGAAGAAAAAACGCTCGCAGACGACCGCGAGACCTTCCACCGACTGCGCGAGTTTCGGGGCCTTGGCCAGCCAATTCTCGTCTCTATCAACCGCAAGAACTTCCTGCGCGAGGTGGCTGGACGCTCGACGGAAGCCGCCCTGCCCGTGAGCCTCGCGGCCACGTCGATGGCCGTCGAACGCGGCGCGCACGTCATCCGAACCCACGACGTGGCAGAAACGCGGGATGCCGCCCTCATTGGGAAGCAGTTCTCCCGGCGGCGTGTGCGCGACGACGAGTTAGGTGTCGAAGAACTCGATGTGACCACGCGAGGAGACGCGATGCGGCACTTAGACCGTGTCGGCGGTGAGCGCAAGTACTCCGCAGAATCGGTTACGAGAGTTGTCGAACTCCGGAATTTGTCAGAAAGAGAACGCACCAAATTGACTTCCACAGCGGGGGACGCCGGGGCGATTATGACGGGTGACAATGCGGCGGCGCTAGTGATTGGAACACACGGGGCATTCGAGCAGATAGCACAGACCATTCCGCCCGAATTTGACCGGCTCACCGCCGTATTCGTTGAATTATCTGAATTATAA
- a CDS encoding thiamine pyrophosphate-binding protein yields MSDTTTGADLFVEALSQYGVTHLFGNPGTTELPIMEALAGSDLEYVLGIHEDVAVGMAAGYASTRRYHSHHDDSVNPLGVVNLHVTPGLAHGLGNLYDAKMTGAPLLVTAGNHERDFRHEEPILTGDLTTLADQFCKWSAEVLSVEALPTMLRRAVRVALTPPTGPVFLALPADVMQAATEKEPERLGPIPNAGGGDPAQIERAAELLTEADSPVLVLGDHVARAGEQAVEAAVSLAEASGARVHGEMLGCEVSYPTDHDQWVSFLPPREDLGTMLMQTDTLVFVGCSTNTTLMHHDEPLVDAETTCIHISQDAWQVGKNQSADAAVVGDPGLVMDAIADQLADTLSEDVRKARTEQVSTLKQSLASTMEQLGNDPKAEGETRSSKAELVDTIRAVAPDAYFVDEGVTSKYAFLTRVPLEAEQFISNKGGGLGYGLPAAIGAALAESMQENPREVIGFVGDGSYLYYPHSIYSAARYDVDLTVVVSDNRNYRILKDNTVRMLGGDYADHEFIGMDFEPAVDIPKNAESHGARGHLVSTPDDIESVLSAALDSPGTDVIDVLVHD; encoded by the coding sequence ATGAGTGACACGACCACGGGAGCCGATCTCTTCGTTGAGGCGCTCTCCCAATACGGCGTCACGCACCTGTTTGGCAACCCCGGAACAACCGAACTCCCCATCATGGAGGCGCTCGCGGGCAGCGACCTCGAGTACGTCCTCGGCATCCACGAGGACGTGGCGGTGGGGATGGCTGCGGGCTACGCGAGCACACGGCGGTATCATTCTCACCACGACGACTCCGTCAATCCGCTCGGCGTCGTGAACCTCCACGTCACGCCCGGCCTCGCCCACGGCCTTGGCAACCTCTACGACGCGAAGATGACCGGTGCGCCGCTGCTCGTCACCGCGGGCAACCACGAGCGCGACTTCCGCCACGAGGAGCCGATTCTGACTGGCGACCTCACCACGCTGGCAGACCAGTTCTGTAAGTGGTCTGCGGAAGTCCTCTCTGTCGAAGCCCTCCCGACGATGCTCCGCCGAGCGGTTCGCGTCGCGCTCACGCCGCCGACCGGTCCCGTGTTCCTCGCACTTCCGGCCGACGTGATGCAGGCAGCGACGGAGAAGGAACCCGAACGACTCGGGCCGATTCCGAACGCGGGCGGTGGCGACCCTGCCCAAATTGAGCGCGCCGCAGAGTTGCTCACCGAGGCTGACAGTCCGGTACTCGTCCTCGGCGACCACGTGGCGCGGGCAGGCGAGCAGGCCGTCGAAGCGGCCGTCAGCCTCGCCGAAGCGTCTGGTGCCCGCGTTCACGGCGAGATGCTCGGTTGTGAGGTAAGCTATCCGACCGACCACGACCAGTGGGTGTCGTTCCTCCCGCCGCGCGAAGACTTGGGGACAATGCTGATGCAGACCGATACGCTCGTCTTCGTGGGCTGTTCGACCAACACGACGCTCATGCACCACGACGAACCGCTCGTGGACGCCGAGACGACGTGTATTCATATCAGTCAGGATGCGTGGCAGGTTGGGAAAAATCAGAGCGCAGACGCGGCCGTTGTGGGCGACCCCGGCCTCGTGATGGACGCCATTGCAGACCAGCTCGCAGACACCCTCTCCGAAGACGTACGCAAGGCTCGCACAGAGCAGGTTTCGACGCTCAAGCAGTCGCTCGCGAGTACCATGGAACAGCTGGGCAATGACCCAAAGGCCGAGGGCGAAACCCGGTCGTCGAAAGCCGAGTTGGTCGATACCATCCGCGCAGTCGCGCCGGACGCCTACTTCGTTGACGAAGGCGTCACCTCGAAGTACGCCTTCCTCACGCGCGTCCCGCTCGAAGCAGAACAGTTCATCTCGAACAAAGGCGGCGGCCTCGGCTACGGCCTCCCTGCAGCCATCGGCGCGGCGCTCGCAGAGTCGATGCAGGAGAATCCGCGAGAGGTCATCGGCTTTGTCGGCGACGGGTCGTATCTTTACTACCCGCACTCGATTTACTCGGCGGCGCGCTACGACGTCGACCTCACCGTCGTCGTCTCTGACAACCGCAATTACCGCATCCTCAAAGACAACACCGTGAGAATGCTCGGCGGCGACTACGCAGACCACGAGTTCATCGGGATGGACTTTGAGCCCGCCGTCGATATTCCGAAAAACGCAGAAAGTCACGGTGCGCGCGGCCACCTCGTCTCGACGCCAGACGACATCGAATCTGTGCTGTCAGCCGCCCTCGACAGCCCGGGCACGGACGTCATCGACGTGCTCGTCCACGACTAG
- a CDS encoding FAD-binding oxidoreductase gives MPHDCSFLSAVLPDSQCSFGDSIRASHAGDWGTREDQKVTPDAVVFPESTEDVSAVLEAATEHDVPVTPYAAGTSLEGNATPAFAGISMDMTRMDAVLDVRPDDFQIDVEPGIFGGNVDEAAAKYGLFFPPLPSSGEISTIGGMIANDASGMKTVKYGEVADWVLELEAVLADGTVITAGSKAVKTSSGYNLKDLIVGSEGTLAVVTRATLRLAGIPEQIRGGRAIFETLDDATSAIADTIRSGVDVATIELMDAESAMMANAYTGSALPDAPMVFLEFHANHGIETEIDFCKSIFESHDVTHFEMAADETEMAELWEARKDMAFALESWDDDLTPNNTGDITVPISKYPEIIAFAKELGAEHDLLVPCFGHAGDGNVHYTIMVDESDDHEVEIGQRIYADVVTRAIEMGGTATGEHGIGWGKREYLEFEHGAGSVEAMRAIKRALDPTDTLNPGKMFPETAEGKRVRLDPN, from the coding sequence ATGCCACACGATTGTTCATTTCTCTCGGCGGTGCTTCCCGATTCGCAATGCTCCTTTGGCGATTCCATCAGAGCCAGCCACGCGGGCGACTGGGGGACGCGCGAAGACCAGAAGGTAACACCAGACGCTGTGGTGTTCCCCGAATCGACCGAGGACGTATCTGCGGTGCTCGAAGCCGCAACCGAACACGACGTACCGGTGACGCCCTACGCCGCCGGGACGAGTCTCGAGGGGAATGCGACCCCCGCGTTCGCGGGCATCAGTATGGACATGACGCGAATGGATGCGGTTCTCGACGTGCGCCCCGACGACTTCCAAATCGACGTCGAGCCCGGCATTTTTGGCGGGAACGTCGATGAAGCCGCCGCGAAATACGGCCTGTTTTTCCCGCCACTTCCTTCCTCGGGTGAGATTTCGACTATCGGTGGGATGATTGCCAACGACGCAAGCGGGATGAAGACCGTCAAATACGGCGAGGTCGCAGACTGGGTGCTCGAACTCGAAGCCGTCCTCGCAGACGGCACGGTCATCACCGCCGGGAGCAAGGCGGTCAAAACCTCGAGCGGGTACAACCTGAAAGACCTCATCGTCGGAAGCGAGGGCACGCTCGCCGTCGTGACGCGGGCAACGCTCAGGCTCGCGGGAATCCCCGAACAGATTCGTGGCGGGCGAGCCATCTTTGAGACCCTCGACGACGCAACGTCGGCCATCGCAGACACCATTCGCTCTGGCGTGGACGTAGCGACTATCGAACTCATGGACGCAGAGAGCGCGATGATGGCGAACGCCTACACCGGCTCTGCCCTCCCGGATGCACCGATGGTGTTTCTCGAATTCCACGCGAACCACGGCATCGAGACGGAGATTGACTTCTGCAAATCCATCTTCGAATCCCACGACGTCACCCACTTCGAGATGGCCGCAGACGAAACCGAGATGGCGGAGTTGTGGGAAGCCCGGAAAGACATGGCGTTCGCCCTCGAATCGTGGGACGACGACTTGACGCCGAACAACACGGGCGACATCACGGTTCCCATCAGCAAGTACCCCGAAATTATCGCGTTTGCAAAGGAACTCGGGGCAGAACACGACCTGCTCGTCCCGTGCTTTGGCCACGCAGGCGACGGGAACGTCCACTACACCATCATGGTCGACGAGTCGGACGACCACGAAGTCGAAATCGGCCAACGAATCTATGCAGACGTGGTAACGCGTGCTATCGAAATGGGCGGCACCGCGACCGGCGAACACGGCATCGGCTGGGGGAAACGCGAATATCTCGAATTCGAACACGGCGCGGGGAGCGTCGAGGCGATGCGCGCGATAAAACGCGCGCTCGACCCGACCGACACGCTGAACCCGGGGAAGATGTTCCCCGAAACTGCCGAGGGAAAGCGCGTTCGCCTCGATCCGAACTAG